A single region of the Ascaphus truei isolate aAscTru1 chromosome 6, aAscTru1.hap1, whole genome shotgun sequence genome encodes:
- the TMEM52 gene encoding transmembrane protein 52, with amino-acid sequence MWASRQHTWGPSLRLCCLQLLISVCIADDDGDDKECGKSGRCPQANNWMNLWYVWLILVTIVILLLCGVTASCIKFCCRKKKPPVQPFPSHPYEVTVIAIDNDSTIHSTVTSYSSVQYPHMFTFGDIDRSTMSPPAYSLYAMELPPAYEEAIKMAKPSGDASLSVAGPKLEDITEQELPEQQLGQQALSDTESPPRYEEPEVGHGQIQL; translated from the exons ATGTGGGCCTCCAGACAGCACACGTGGGGCCCTTCCCTGCGCCTCTGCTGCTTGCAGCTGCTG ATCTCGGTGTGTATTGCTGATGATGACGGTGATGATAAGGAATGTGGAAAATCTGGACG atGCCCTCAGGCAAACAATTGGATGAACCTCTGGTATGTTTG GCTGATATTGGTGACCATTGTTATACTCTTGCTCTGCGGGGTCACAGCCAGCTGCATCAAGTTCTGCTGCAGAAAGAAGAAGCCTCCTGTGCAGCCTTTCCCGAGCCATCCATATGAAGTGACTGTCATTGCTATTGATAATGACAGCACCATTCACAGCACAGTTACCT CATACAGTTCTGTGCAGTATCCACACATGTTTACATTCGGAGACATTGACAGAAGCACCATGTCTCCTCCTGCCTATAGCCTCTATGCCATGGAGCTTCCCCCAGCCTACGAGGAAGCCATAAAAATGGCTAAGCCCAGTGGTGATGCTAGCTTGTCTGTGGCTGGACCAAAACTGGAGGACATCACTGAGCAAGAGCTGCCAGAACAGCAGCTGGGGCAGCAAGCGTTAAGTGACACAGAATCACCACCTCGCTATGAAGAGCCTGAAGTTGGTCATGGACAGATCCAGTTATAG